A genome region from Rhodohalobacter mucosus includes the following:
- a CDS encoding YXWGXW repeat-containing protein — MSMDDGRWTMDDGRWTMDDGRWTMDDGRWTMDDGRWTMDDGRWTIKICLFLIQLKT; from the coding sequence ATGTCGATGGACGATGGACGATGGACGATGGACGATGGACGATGGACGATGGACGATGGACGATGGACGATGGACGATGGACGATGGACGATGGACGATGGACGATGGACGATGGACGATGGACGATGGACGATTAAAATATGTCTGTTTTTGATTCAACTCAAAACTTAA
- a CDS encoding DUF6090 family protein, with amino-acid sequence MVTLFRRIRQKLIDSGSATKFLLYAFGEILLVVIGILIALQVNNWNEERVLKNKLNGYYEQIHQEISASLPQLERYIAAQQELADLNRRSLQLLNTSDPDSLQLLESTLGALGTAWIITHSYPVLYEFLDSELLTTVEDSPLKHSFQELSWWFERHRNINEAVNNQYNQTIEPYMIRRFNYQSVALDRYQDLLVEGGPQIDYTQFAGDLELWNMLTLKLEMVGLYLNYQQSIQEKLIRLLDEIERVTG; translated from the coding sequence ATGGTTACCCTCTTCCGCCGCATCCGCCAGAAACTGATTGACTCAGGCTCCGCTACTAAATTCCTGCTTTATGCATTCGGTGAGATCCTTCTGGTAGTCATCGGTATCCTGATCGCATTGCAGGTGAACAACTGGAATGAAGAGAGAGTGCTGAAAAACAAACTGAACGGGTATTATGAACAGATTCATCAGGAAATATCCGCCAGTTTACCTCAGCTGGAAAGATATATCGCGGCACAGCAGGAGCTGGCTGACCTGAACCGGCGCAGTCTTCAACTGTTGAATACATCTGACCCCGATTCTCTGCAACTTCTTGAATCAACTCTGGGTGCCCTTGGAACTGCCTGGATTATCACCCATTCATACCCTGTATTATACGAGTTTCTGGACAGTGAATTGCTGACAACCGTTGAAGATTCACCACTGAAGCACTCTTTTCAGGAGCTAAGCTGGTGGTTTGAACGCCATAGAAATATCAACGAAGCTGTGAATAATCAGTATAACCAAACCATTGAACCCTATATGATTCGGCGCTTTAACTACCAATCCGTAGCTCTTGATCGCTATCAGGATCTTCTGGTAGAGGGAGGACCGCAGATCGATTATACTCAGTTTGCCGGTGACCTGGAGTTATGGAACATGCTGACCCTTAAGCTTGAGATGGTTGGTCTCTATTTAAACTATCAACAATCCATACAGGAGAAGCTCATCAGACTATTGGATGAAATCGAACGGGTTACAGGATAA